In Actinomadura luteofluorescens, the sequence GACGATCTGCTCGACGCCCTCATCGTCGACACCTTCCCCCGCTGGTCCGCCTTCGTCGAGGCACAGATGGGCAAGGCCAGGACGCCCGGCGACCGGGTCCTGGCCTACGTCTACGCCAACCTCCGCCTCGTCGCCCGCGGAGACCACGCGCTGGCCCGCGCCCTCGCGGCCACCGGACGCACCGACACGCTGGCCAACTCCAGCCGGCTGCTCCACGACGAACTCCAGACGCCGCTGCGCGCGGCCCTCACGGACCACGGCGCCTCCGACCCCGACCGGACGGCCGAACTCGTCCAGTCGATCGTCTACGCCCTGACGCGGATGATCGAGGACGGCCTCGCCGAACGCGCGGCCCGCCGCCTCGCCCACGAACTGCTCGCGCCCTATCTGGAGTCCGCGACCCCGTAGGCGGGGCGGAACCGGCTCGGTCGGCGCCGTGCGTCACCCGGTCCAGAGGTCATCGACCGCGGCGCTGACGGCCGCGGGTTCGACCCTCGCGAGGGCCTTCAGACTCAGGGACCACGAGGCGGCGCGCAGCGCCAGAGCGAGCAGCCGCCGCGCCCTGTCCGGCGCGGCCGACTCGGCCACGAGCACGAACCGCTGCGCCTGCCAGCCGGTATGGGAGATCTCCAGGGCGAGGGCCTCGGCCCGGTCGAGATCGCCGACCGCGACCGCCCCCTCGGCCAGCCACGCCAGCGCGTTCGCCCGCTGGACGGGCAGGGGGTTCGACCGGGCGGTGTCCTCGGCCTGGTCCATGAGGCGGCGCGCCCACGCGGGCGGGGCAGCGGCCCCCGCCGCCTTGAGCACCTCGGTCACCCCCATCACCCGTTCCCCCGGTGACGTCGCGGAACGGGCGATGTCCTCCCCTCGGTCGAGGTCACCGGCGGCGGCGACCGCCCTGGCCAGCGTTCTCAACTCCATGTCGCGCCTGCCGGGATCGGGGACGGCACGGGCGGCGGCCTCGGCCCGGTCGGCGAAACGGTGCGGATCCCGCCCGGCCGGCGCCCCCACCGCCCGGGTCAGCGCCGACGCCAGCGCGATCGGGTCGGAGACGTCGGAGAGCGCGGCCTCGAAGCGGTCGACGCACGCGCGGACGCGTTCCGCGTCGCCGCCGGCCACCGCGGACCGGACCACCGCGGCCAGCGCCCCGGCCCGCCGGTTCCGGTCGGGGACCGAGTCGGCGGCGGCCGCGGCCTGGTCGACGTCACCGAAGGACGCCAGGGCCGCGACCGCGGCGCCCGAGGCCTCCGACTGCCAGATCGGGTCGGCGACCAGGTGGGCGGCCGTCACCGCCTGGGCCGCGAGCCGCCGCGCCCGTGCCCGGTCCCCGGCGGCGTCCGCGGCCTCGGCCACCTCGACCAGCGCGCGCGCCTGCCGGTAGGGGTCGGGGACGGCGCGGGCGATGGTCTCGGCGTGGCGGCGCTCCCCGATCGCCGCCAGAGCCCGCACCAGTTCGCCCAGGCGCATCGCCTGCCCGCGACGGTCGCGTTCGGAGCGGACGGCGCCCATGGCCTCGTCGGCGAGCCGCCGTGCCCGTTCCAGATCACCGGCGGCTCCCACGGCCTCGATCAGGACCGCACCGAACCAGGGACGAAGGGAGACCGAACGCGCGAGCGTCTCGGCGTCGGCGGCGAGCCGCCGGGCCCGCTCCAGATCACCGGCGGCCCCCGCGCCCCCGGCCACTTCGGCGAGGGCGGCGGCCGCCCGGCTCTGGTGGAGGACGGAGCGGGCGATCGACTCGGCCTCGTCGAACTCCCCGGTGGCGGCCACCGCCTTCACCACCTCGACCAGGGTCCGCGGCCGCCAGTGGTCGTCGGCGATGGAGACGGCCAGGGCCGCGGCCTGGTCGTGCCGTCCCGCGCCGGCGGCGGCCCTGACCACCCCGGCCATCGTCTGCCCCTGCCCGTACGGGTTGGCGATGGTGCGGGCGACCGCCACGGCCTGGTCGATGAGCCGCCGGGCCCGCTCCAGGTCACCGGCGGCCGTCGCGGCCTCCACCGCCGCCGCGAGGACGGCTCCCCGCTCTTGCGGGTCGAGCGGGGAACGAGCGATAGCCTCGGCGCGGTCCGCGAGCCGCCGGGCCCACTCCGGATCACCGACGGCCCCGGCGACCGCGGCGACCGCGGCCATCTTCTCCGCACGCCACCGCGGAAGGGGGAGGGAGTCCGCGAGCGTCGCCGCCTCGTCGAACTCGCCGGCGGCCGCCATCACGTCGGCGAGTGCCATCCTCCGCCAGGACGACTCGGGGATGGACCGCGCGATCGTCTCGGCCTGCGTGCGCTCTCCCACCGCCACCAGCGAGGCGACCACCCCGGCCAACCCTTCCGCCTGCGAGTCGAGATCGGACGCGGGCCCGGACCGGGCGGCGCCCGCGGCCTCCTCGGCGAGCCTCCGTGCCGCCCCCGGGTCGCCTGCGGCCCCAGCGACCTCGACCATCCCGGACAGTTCGGCCGTCCGCCACCGCGGACCGGCGATGGAACGGGCCGCGACCTCGGCCTGAGAGAGGAAGCGCCATGCCCACTCGAGGTCGCCGACCGCCACCGCGGCCCTGGCCGCCCCGGTCAGAGCCCGCGCCCGCCGGTCCGGGTCGGGTACGGAGCCGGCGAGCGCCTCGGCACGGGCCGGCCGGCCGGCACCGGCCCAGGCGGCGGGCACTTCGACGGGGATCTCGGCGTTGCGCTCCGTCAGCCGCTCCCGGGCGATGTTCAGCGCGAGCATGGCCTCCAGATCGGGTTCCGGACCAGCGCAGATCAGGTCCATGGCGGCGCCGATCTCGGCGAGGGCGGTGACGTCGCCGCCGGTGATGTCGAGCATCCGGTCGTGGCGGGCCCCGTCCGTCCCGCAGGCGACCGTGCGGGGCAGATCGCCGCGGCTCGCCAGCAGCCGGTGGTAGCCGCGCAGCAGGTACTCCGGCGTCCCGGCGGGCCAGCCCCGGCCGCGGTAGCCGTCCGCCCAGGCGTGGAGCCGCTGCCGGTACGCCTCCAGACGCTCCTCGCCGAGGTGGGCGACGGCCATGTCCTGCAGTTCCTCGTGCGCGAGGACGTAGACCTCGTTGCCAGGTCCGGGCCGCAGGTGGCTCGCCCGGGTGGAGAACGTCCGCCCGGTCACCGCGCGCAGCCGGTCGTCGACGTCGACGACCGGCACGCCGGTCAGCTCTCCCAGGTCGCCACTGGTGAGCCCGCCGCCGGCCGCCACGACCAGTCCGAGCAGATCCCTGGCGAGTTCCGTGCCGTGGAGGAGGGACCGCAACTCCCGCTCCGCGTCCACCCGGACCACGCGGGCCGCCTCCGACGGCGCCAGGGACCGGACGATCCCCGGATCGCGGAGCGGATGGTCGTCGGGGACGTCGGAGGGGACGGGCGGGTGCGGGCGGCCGGCCAGCACGACCCGCACGCCCTCGGGCGGCCGGACGGGGAAGAACGCGGCGATGCTGTGCGCGTCCGGCCCCGTCGTCGCCCCGCGGTCCTCGTCGAGCCCGTCCACCACCAGGACCAGGCGCGCACCGGCCTCCCGGCACCGCGCAGCGGCCTCGTCGAGCAGGCCGAGAAGGTGCGCCTCGCGATTGGCGTCGGTCAGGAACGCGGGGACGGGCTGCCCGGCCGCCTCCGCCAGCTGCTCCAGCACCACGTCCGCGAACGCGGCCCGGTCGCTGTTGCCGGCCCAACGCGCGGTCACGAAGAAGGACACGACGTGCACTTTCGGCGGGGGGTTCAGGACGAACCACGCCAGCAGCGCCGATTTGCCCGACCAGGCCGGAGCCTGCCACCACGCCCACGAAGGCCCGGAATCCCGGGTGCAGAAATCGGCCAGTTCCGCGAGCTCGTCGTCGCGGTCCAGCAGCCGCGCGGGAGCGATCCTCCGCACCTGATGCAGGTACGCCGACCGTGCCAGGGGCGACGCGGCGGTGTGGACGTCGCCGATGTGGACCCCGGAGATCGCGACGCCGCCGTGGTCGGCGCTCGCCGCACCGGACCCTCGGACCGACCCTCTCGGCTTCTTCACCGCCACCCGATCAGTCGTCGGTCAGATCGGCTCCGGACACCGCGTCGCCCCCGGCCGAGGCGTCCGCGTCACCGGTGCGCTCCACCGCGATGTCCCCCGGGCCCTGCCCCGCCGGCGCCCGGACTCCGCTGACGGCGTTGCCGCCGGGGCCCGAGACGGCCCGGCCGGAGTCCGCGACGCGGACGCCGCGCCTCGCCGAACCTGCGTAGGCCGCCCACCCCCCGACGCCCACCGCGGCCACCCCCGCGAGCGCCGACGCCGACGTCGCGATCTTGTTCGCCTGCTCCCAGCTCAGCGCTCCGAGCACCACGGCCAGGACCACCACGACCCCACACGTCACGATCAGAACGGCACGGCCTCGCTCCATGACGCCATCATCCATCAGCGCCCCCGGCCGCGCACCGCCCCACGGGCATCGGGCTTGGACCGGGAGAACCTGACCTGGCCGGGGGCGGAGAACGCGTCCCTCCTCGGGGTAAGGATCTCCCCATGAGCAAGGTCAAGCGGCTGCCCCGGAGCGTGTACGAGCCGGAACTCGCCCGCCTCCAGGCGGAGCTCGTCAATCTCCAGGAGTGGGTGCGCAGCGAAGGCGCCCGCGTCGTCGTGGTGTTCGAGGGGCGGGACGCGGCCGGCAAGGGCAGCACGATCAAGCGGGTCACCGAGTACCTCAACCCCCGCGTCGCCCGCATCGTCGCGCTCCCCGTCCCGACCGACCGCGAGCGGACCCAGTGGTACTTCCAGCGCTACGTCGAGCACCTGCCCGCCGCCGGGGAGATCGTCCTGTTCGACCGCTCCTGGTACAACCGGGCGGGCGTCGAGCGCGTCATGGGCTTCTGCTCCAAGCAGGAGTACACGCGCTTCCTCCACCAGTGCCCCATCTTCGAACGGCTGCTGGTGGAGGACGGGCTCCTCCTGCGCAAGTACTGGTTCTCCGTGAGCGACGCCGAGCAGGAGCGCCGTTTCCGCAGCCGCCTGGCCGACCCGATGCGGCGGTGGAAGCTGTCGCCGATGGACATGGAGTCCATCACCCGCTGGGAGGACTACTCCCGCGCCAAGGACGAGATGTTCGTGCACACCGACATCCCCGAGGCGCCCTGGTACGTCGTGGAGAGCGAGGACAAGCGGCGCGCCCGGATCAACATGATCGCTCACCTGCTGTCGAGCATCCCCTACCGCACCGTCGAGCCGCCGGACCTGGCGCTTCCCGAGCGGCCGCCCCCCAAGGGCTACGAGCGCCCACCGCGCGACATGCAGACCTACGTCCCCGACCACTCCGCGTCCCTGCTCTGAGACCGGCGCCGCGACGGCGCCGAGCCGCCGCCGGTGCGGTTAGCATCGCCGCATGCCGCTGACCGTCGACGGCCGCTTCGCCCCGTACGGGCCCTCGCACTGGGCGGCGCTCGGCCTGTTCGCGATCGGCTGCGCCGGGCTCGTGCTCCTCGGACGCGCCCAGCGGGCGGGCGCGGAGCCGGGTTCGGAGTTCGGCGGCCAGGCGCGCGGCTTCAGCAGGGCGTACGCGCTGGCGATCGTGTACGTGATGATCGGCACGCAGGCGCACACCCTGCTCCCCGGGCAGTGGCGGCTCGGGGGTTCGCTGCCCCTGCAACTGTGCGACGTGGCCTGGGTGGCCTCGGTGGGGGCGCTGTGGACGCTCGGCCGCCGCTGGTTCGCGCTGACGTACTACTGGGGCCTCACCCTGTCGGTCCAGGGCCTGCTCACCCCCGCGCTCAACGGCGCGGACTATCCCGGCATCGACTATCTGGGCTTCTTCGGGATGCACCTGATGATCGTGTGGTCCGCGGTGTACCTGACCTGGGGGCTCGGGATGCGGCCGGACCGGGGCGGCTACGGGTTCGCGGTCGCCGTCACGGTGGCGTGGGCCGTCGCCACGTTCGTCTTCAACCTGAGCGCGGGGACGAACTACGGGTACCTCAACGCCAAGCCCGGCACCGGCTCGGTCCTGGACCTGATGGGGCCCTGGCCCTGGTACGTGCTGGTCGAGGCGCTGGTCATCCTGCTCGGCTGGGCCCTGATCACCTGGCCCTGGACCCGCGCGAGCCGCAGGGGCCGCACGAGCCCACCGCCCGAGGCGACCCGTCAGCGGCTGTAGTCCAGGAAAAGCGTGCCGTTCTTGCCCCGCTCGACCTCGGTCAGCCTCCACGGCTGGACGCCGTCGCCGTCGAACACCCGCCTGCCGTGTCCGACCACCGAAGGGGCGACGACCAGCCGCAACTCGTCGACGAGCCGGGCCCGCAGCAGCGAGCGGGCCAGTTCGATGCTGCCGTGGAGGCCGATGTCGCCGCCGGGCTCCCCCTTCATGGCGGTGACGTAGTCGTGGACGTCCGTGGTGACCCGCGTGGAGTTCGCCCATTCCTCGCTGAACGCGCTGGAGGTGACGACGTGCTTGTGGGTGCCGTTGATGAAGTCGGCGAACGGCTGGAAGTCCGACTTGGGCCAGTGCCCGACCCAGTAGTCGTACGTTCCGCGTCCCAGCAGGACGTCGTCCTGTGCGGCGATGACCCGGTTCAGGTAGTCGACGAGCTGCGGACCGTCGTCCGCGAGCCAGTCGCCGTCCTCGAAGGCGACGCCGTCCAGCGACATCAGGTGGTAGAGCACGACCTTGCGCATGTGGTTCCTCCGATGATCGATCGTGGGTTCGGCGCCGCTACTTCTTGGCGGGGTCGGATCCGGCTCGCTTGACGATCTCGTCGCCGGGGCTCACCGCGTTCCAGAGGGAGCCGTCGACGCGGATCTTCTTGGTCTTGCCGTCGGTGAAGGTGACCTTGAGGTAGTGGTAGAGATTCGACCCGTCCGGCATGTTGCGGGACTTGCCGGCGACGACGCCTTCCCACTCTTCGTCCTCGTGCACCCGTCGTGACCTGAACATGGAATCGCCCGCCTCCGGTGATGGCCTGACCCGCTCACTTCTTGTGATCAGGTTAGGACGCTGCGAATCCACCGGGCCTCGGTCGCGCGGGGGGTCTTGCGGATGCGACTTCAGAGTGAGGGGCGGGGGTGGACGAGACCGAGGTCGTAGGCCATCACCACGGCGTGCACGCGGTCGCGGGCGCCGAGTTTGCGCAGCACGGACGAGACGTGGGTCTTCACGGTCGCCTCGGCGAGGGACAGGTACCCGGCGATCTCGGAGTTGGAGGCGGCGCGGGCGACCAGCGTGAGCACCTCCACCTCGCGGTCCGTCAGCCGGGCCAGACTCGCGGGCCGGACGGGTTCGGCGGGCTGGACGGCCACGAACCGGTCGAGGAGCCGGCGCGTCACGGTCGGGGCCAGCAGCGCCTCGCCCCGGGAGACCACCCTGACCGCGTCGGCCAGTTCCGGCGGGCGCACGTCCTTGAGGAGGAAGCCGCTCGCCCCGGCCCGCAGCGCGGCGTAGAGCGGCTCGTCCAGGTCGAACGTGGTGAGGATGACGACCTTGGGCGGGTCGGCGGCGGCGGTGATCCGCCGGGTGGCGGCGATGCCGTCGGTACCGGGCATCCGCACGTCCATCAGGACGACGTCGGGGCGCAGGCGGGCGGCCTCCCGGACGGCCTCGTCGCCGTCGCCCGCCTCGCCGACGACCTCCAGATCGTCGCGGGCATCGATGATCATGCAGAATCCGGCCCGGACCAGATCCTGGTCGTCGGCGACGAGCACCTTGATCGTCATGGAGGCTCCCTCGGAGGCGGCCCGCCCATCATCGCAGCGCGCACGACCGGCGACGTCCCGCGACCGGGAGCCCCGCCGGGGTCACCGGGCCGTCGTCGCCCAGAACCCGCAGTCGTGCTCCGCGGCGGCGTCGACGGTCCGGATCGCGCCCGGCGCGAGGCTCAGCGGCGCGGTGCCGGGCCGCCAGCGCGGCGCGCCCCGGTGGTTCGGGTCGCCGGTGCGGGCGAAGGCGCTCCAGTAGCCGACCATGGTCCGGGCCAGTCCCTTGCGCTCGCGGTTCACCAGCAGGTCCCTGCCGCCCAGGTCGAAGAGGTAGGGCAGGTCGGTGGCGTGGGCGGCGCCCTGCGGGACGTCGGGGACGTGCAGGCCGTTGACGTTGGGCGCGTCCTCGTCGGCGAACTCGTAGGAGTACACGGTCGTGCGCGCGGCGAGGTCGCGGGCTCCGGCCAGGGTCGAGCAGGCCCAGGACGCGTCGGTCAGGACCGTCGCCCAGGCCAGCCCGGCGGACGGGAACCGCGACAGCGGGTACCGGGCGGCGACCCTGCCCGCGTGGCGTCCGAACGCCTCCTTCAGCAGCCGCGGGTAGGTCCTGGCCGTGATCAGCTCCGGGTCGTACTGGATCGCGCCGGCGACGAAGGAGCGGGCCTCGTCGCGGGTGCCGCCGATGAGCACCGGAACGTGGGCGAACGCGCCCGCGCGCAGCGCCACCGCGGGGTCCCGCGGCAGCAGCCGGGTCCCGTAGGCGAGGTGGTCGGCGAAGGACGGCGAGTGCGGGAGGAGTTCGGCGGTGGTCTTGCCGCGCAGGCAGGCCAGGGCGCCCGCGCCGGTGCAGTCCAGTTCCTCGGCGGCGGCGAGGCCGTCGTCCTGCCCCTGGGCGACGGGGACGTAGGGCCGGTCGGCGGGCGCCCCGGGGAACAGGCCGCCGGCGGGCCAGCGCAGCCCGCACGAGCCCGAGGAGATGACCGCCTTGTCGAAGAGTCCCCTGGCCGCGGGCGAGGTGAGCAGCGCGCAGGTCGACATCGCTCCCGCCGACTGGCCGAAGACGGTGACGTTCCGCGGGTCCCCGCCGAACGCCGAGGCGTTGCGCCGCGCCCACCGCAGCGCCGCGATCTGGTCGGCGAACCCGAAGTCGCCCGACCCGGCCAGCCCGGGAAGTCCGAGGTAGCCGAACATCCCGAGCCGGTAGTTCACCGTGACGACCACGGCCTTGCCCTCGGTCGCCAGCCGGACGGCGTCGTAGTCCTTCCCGCTCCCCTGGGTGAAGCCGCCGCCGTGCAACCACACCATCACCGGCAGGGAACCGTGGTGTTCGCGCGGGGCCGTGACGTTGACATAGAGGCAGTCCTCACTGGACGGGTTCTTGGGCCCCGGCGAGCCCTGCGCGCAGTCCTTCCCCGGCTTTCCCACGTCCTTCACACCGCTCCAAGGACGCGGCTCGCGCGGCAACGTCCAGCGCAGGGCACCGGTCGGCGGCTGGGCGTAGGGGATGCCGAGAAACTGCCGAGCCTCCCCCTTCGCGATGCCCCGCACGCTTCCGGCGTCCACGCGCACGGTCAGCGGCGCGGGCTCGTGCGGCGAACGGCACGCCATCAGCGCCCCCGTGGCCGAGACCGCCGCGAGCGCGGTGCACACGCCCCTGAGCACAGGGGGCACGCTTCGGAAACCCGCCATCATCATGACCGCCCGTCTGATCACGTCCGCCTTCCGGCGGCACCGGTTCGAGAACAAGGACGGGATCACCCGCCGATTCGACGCTAGGGACCGCGGCGTCCCGAAGCCTCAGCCTGACGTTCGGTCTTCGACCCGCGACTACAGACGGAGCAGCAGGCCCGTCCCCGCCCACGGACGTAGGTGCCGCCCCCGGCGAGCGGGGCGTGCGTCAGATCCAGCCTTGCTGCCAGGCCCGGTGGGCGGCGGCGTGGCGGGTGGGGGCCTGGAGTTTCGCCATGGCGGTGGAGAGGTAGTTGCGGACGGTGCCGGGGGCCAGGTGGACCTCGGCGGCGATCTCGTTGACCGAGGCCCCGGTGCGGGCGGCGCGCAGGACCTCCAGTTCGCGGTCGGTGAGGGGGCAGTCGTCCTCGGTCAGCGCGGCCGCGGCGATGTCGGGGTCGACGTAGCGGCGGCCGGCGGCGACATCGCGGATGATCTCGGCGAGCCGGGACGCCGAGGTCGTCTTCGGGACGAAGCCGCGGACCCCGGCGGCCAGGGCGCGGCGCAGGACGGCTGGACGGGCGTGCCGGGTGACCAGGACGATCTGGGTCGGCAGTTCGGCCCTGATCTCCTCCGCGGCGCGCAGGCCGTCGGCGGGCGGCATCTCCAGGTCCAGGACCGCGATGTCCGGAGCGTGCTCGCGGGCCAGGCGGACGGCGTCGGTGGAGGTGGCCGCCTCGGCGACCACCGCGAGGTCGTCTTCGAGCGCGAGGAGGGAGGCGAGGGCGCTGCGGAGGAGGTCCTCGTCGTCGGCGATCAGGAGCCGGATCATCGGGCCTCGCCGGTCGCGGCGGGCAGGGACGCCACGAGCTCGAAGCGTTCGCCGTCGCGGGTCCAGGTGAGGTCGCCGCCCGCGGTCCGCAGCCGGCCGGCGAGGGTCTGCAGGCCGGTGCCGGGGGCGGCGCCGGGCTCGGACGCGCCGTCGTTGCCCACCCGGAGGCGGGCGACGCCGCCGGTGACGCGGTAGTCGACGGACGCGCTGCGCGCCCGGCTGTGGCGGAGCAGGTTGGTGGTCGCCTCCCTCATCACCAGGCCCAGAAGGTGCCGGGCGGTGTCGCCGACGGCGGCGGGCTCCGCGGTCGTGCCGGCGTCGATGCCCGCGGCGGCGAGGATCCGGGTGGCGTTGGCGATCTCGTCGTCCAGGCTGGTGCGGCGGTATCCGAGGACCACCGCGCGGGTGTCGCGGAGGGCGTCCGCGGCCAGTTCCCGGACGTCCCGCATCTCGGCGGCGGCGCGCCGCGGGTCGGTCTCGGCGATCCGGGCGGCCAGCTCGCTCTTCAGGGCGATGACCTGGAGGTGGTGGCCCTGGATGTCGTGCAGGTCGGCGGCGAACCGGAGGCGCTCGTCCTTGACGGCGAGTTCGGCGGACAGGCGGCGCGCCTCGTCCAGCCGTCCCGCGATGTCCCAGGCCCACAGGGGGCCGAGTACCGCCCAGATGACGAACGCGGTGATCCCGGGCGGGAACAGCGCGGCGTACGGCAGGTCGCCGTCCCCGCTCAGGAGGCTGACGAGCATGCCGGGCAGCGCCGCGGCGGGGACCGCGACGGCGATCAGCCGGCGCCGGTTCCGGCGGTCCAGATAGGTCGCGGCGACCGCCGTCATGATCGCGGGTGCGATCGGCCACAGCCCGTAGTCGCGCGCGGCGAGGGGGCAGGCGGCGAGCACGAGCGCGGCCAGCGCTCCGGCGGCCGGCCAGCCCGCGGGCGGGCGGGGCCGCGCGCCGGCCGACAACCGCGCGTTCAGCAGCGCCACGACCGCCGCCACCTGCACCGGCAGCGCGGCGGCGCTGAGGACGCGCGGCTGGATCGGCACGTCGCCGTCCAGGATCCACTGGCCGGTGAAGAGGATCAGGACGCCCACGTTGGTGCCCGGCACCGCCCACCAGGTGTAGCGGCGGAACCCCGCCAGCCCCGTCTCGTCGGCCCCTGTGCGCACACCGTCATTGTTCCAGCGGACGGGCCTCCCGGGCGGGTGTCATCTGTCCTGTATCCGCATGACAGATGTCATTCGCGCACGTGCTTGTCCGTCACTACCGGGGACCTTCGCGCCGCCCGAGGGTGAAAGGCGTCGCCAACCAGAGGAGGAACCCGTGCAAGGACAGGAGACCACGCATCGTGGCCGGGGGCACGCGCTGGCTCGGCGCTGGCCGACGGCGGTGGCCCTCGCCGCCGCGGCGCTCATCTTCGTCGGCGGGCTCGGGGACCTGGACGAGGCGGTGTCCGGGTTCGGCGAGCTGATACTCCTGCTGGCCCTGGAATACCTGATCCTCGATCGGATCGGCCGGCGCGGCGCGTCCTGGCCCGTCATCGGGGCCATGGTCGCGGCCATGGTCGTGATCGGCGCGCTGGACGCGGTCCCGATGTCCGCCGTCATCGTGGCCGCCGCTCTGGTCCTGCTGGTCTGGGGGGCCGTCGCCGGGGCGCCGAACGGGCGGGCCGTCTTCGGCGTCCAGGCGGCGGGGATGCTCGGGTTCGGCGCGATCGCGTTCGCGGGCCTCGCGGTGGACCCCGATCTCGGCCGCTACCTGGTGGCGGCCGGCTGGTTCCTCCACGGGGTGTGGGACGCCGTCCACCTGAAGCTCGGCAAGGTGGTGTCCCGCTCCTACGCCGAAGCCTGCGGCGTGGTCGACGTGGCGGTCGCCGCCATGCTCGTCTTCCTGGTCTGACCACTGCCTCGACCATGGCGGCGGCCCGCTCACTCGTCGTCGGACTCCGCGGGGGCCAGGTCGGTGGAGGTGCCGGTCAGGGAGCCGTTCGAGGAGCCCGGGGACATCCCGCTGGACGCGCCGCTCACCTCGTTGATGATGTCGCTGCCGGGGCTGCCGTCGCCCTTGGCGATGTTGAGGGAGCGGTCGATCTCCAGCCAGCTGTCGTTTCCGGCGTCGTCGCCGCTGTTGTAGGTGTTCAGGGCGTTCACGCCGATGTTCGGAGGGTTAGCCGCGGAGGCCGAGGCGGCGTGCGCGCCGGTGGCGGTGAAGGCGGCGACGGCCAGGAGAAAGGTGATGAGAAGGCGGTGCATGACGTCCTTTTCAGGCGGTGACGGTGCTGGGCTCGGGGGACGCGAAGCGCTGGGCGAGCCAGGAGCACACCACTAGTTGGAGTTGGTGGTAGAGCATCAGGGGGAGGACGACCGTGCTGACGCGGGCGTCCTCGAACAGGACCGCCGCCATGGGCAGGCCGCTCGCCAGACTCTTCTGGGAGCCGCAGAACAGGATCGCGACGTGGTCGGGCCGGGAGAAGCCGCCGAGGCGCGAGACGAGTCCCGTGGCCGCGAGCGCGAGGGCGAGCAACGCCGCGACGACGACTGTCAGAGTGCCGAGCTCC encodes:
- the ppk2 gene encoding polyphosphate kinase 2, translated to MSKVKRLPRSVYEPELARLQAELVNLQEWVRSEGARVVVVFEGRDAAGKGSTIKRVTEYLNPRVARIVALPVPTDRERTQWYFQRYVEHLPAAGEIVLFDRSWYNRAGVERVMGFCSKQEYTRFLHQCPIFERLLVEDGLLLRKYWFSVSDAEQERRFRSRLADPMRRWKLSPMDMESITRWEDYSRAKDEMFVHTDIPEAPWYVVESEDKRRARINMIAHLLSSIPYRTVEPPDLALPERPPPKGYERPPRDMQTYVPDHSASLL
- a CDS encoding response regulator, giving the protein MTIKVLVADDQDLVRAGFCMIIDARDDLEVVGEAGDGDEAVREAARLRPDVVLMDVRMPGTDGIAATRRITAAADPPKVVILTTFDLDEPLYAALRAGASGFLLKDVRPPELADAVRVVSRGEALLAPTVTRRLLDRFVAVQPAEPVRPASLARLTDREVEVLTLVARAASNSEIAGYLSLAEATVKTHVSSVLRKLGARDRVHAVVMAYDLGLVHPRPSL
- a CDS encoding TetR/AcrR family transcriptional regulator, with translation MPKIQAPTVAEHRAAQRAALLDAARALLSEDAERAPGLADVARRAGLARSSVYAYFKSRDDLLDALIVDTFPRWSAFVEAQMGKARTPGDRVLAYVYANLRLVARGDHALARALAATGRTDTLANSSRLLHDELQTPLRAALTDHGASDPDRTAELVQSIVYALTRMIEDGLAERAARRLAHELLAPYLESATP
- a CDS encoding response regulator transcription factor, with protein sequence MIRLLIADDEDLLRSALASLLALEDDLAVVAEAATSTDAVRLAREHAPDIAVLDLEMPPADGLRAAEEIRAELPTQIVLVTRHARPAVLRRALAAGVRGFVPKTTSASRLAEIIRDVAAGRRYVDPDIAAAALTEDDCPLTDRELEVLRAARTGASVNEIAAEVHLAPGTVRNYLSTAMAKLQAPTRHAAAHRAWQQGWI
- a CDS encoding YwaF family protein → MPLTVDGRFAPYGPSHWAALGLFAIGCAGLVLLGRAQRAGAEPGSEFGGQARGFSRAYALAIVYVMIGTQAHTLLPGQWRLGGSLPLQLCDVAWVASVGALWTLGRRWFALTYYWGLTLSVQGLLTPALNGADYPGIDYLGFFGMHLMIVWSAVYLTWGLGMRPDRGGYGFAVAVTVAWAVATFVFNLSAGTNYGYLNAKPGTGSVLDLMGPWPWYVLVEALVILLGWALITWPWTRASRRGRTSPPPEATRQRL
- a CDS encoding carboxylesterase/lipase family protein, with translation MLRGVCTALAAVSATGALMACRSPHEPAPLTVRVDAGSVRGIAKGEARQFLGIPYAQPPTGALRWTLPREPRPWSGVKDVGKPGKDCAQGSPGPKNPSSEDCLYVNVTAPREHHGSLPVMVWLHGGGFTQGSGKDYDAVRLATEGKAVVVTVNYRLGMFGYLGLPGLAGSGDFGFADQIAALRWARRNASAFGGDPRNVTVFGQSAGAMSTCALLTSPAARGLFDKAVISSGSCGLRWPAGGLFPGAPADRPYVPVAQGQDDGLAAAEELDCTGAGALACLRGKTTAELLPHSPSFADHLAYGTRLLPRDPAVALRAGAFAHVPVLIGGTRDEARSFVAGAIQYDPELITARTYPRLLKEAFGRHAGRVAARYPLSRFPSAGLAWATVLTDASWACSTLAGARDLAARTTVYSYEFADEDAPNVNGLHVPDVPQGAAHATDLPYLFDLGGRDLLVNRERKGLARTMVGYWSAFARTGDPNHRGAPRWRPGTAPLSLAPGAIRTVDAAAEHDCGFWATTAR
- a CDS encoding dihydrofolate reductase family protein, which translates into the protein MRKVVLYHLMSLDGVAFEDGDWLADDGPQLVDYLNRVIAAQDDVLLGRGTYDYWVGHWPKSDFQPFADFINGTHKHVVTSSAFSEEWANSTRVTTDVHDYVTAMKGEPGGDIGLHGSIELARSLLRARLVDELRLVVAPSVVGHGRRVFDGDGVQPWRLTEVERGKNGTLFLDYSR
- a CDS encoding DUF7489 domain-containing protein codes for the protein MHEDEEWEGVVAGKSRNMPDGSNLYHYLKVTFTDGKTKKIRVDGSLWNAVSPGDEIVKRAGSDPAKK
- a CDS encoding sensor histidine kinase: MRTGADETGLAGFRRYTWWAVPGTNVGVLILFTGQWILDGDVPIQPRVLSAAALPVQVAAVVALLNARLSAGARPRPPAGWPAAGALAALVLAACPLAARDYGLWPIAPAIMTAVAATYLDRRNRRRLIAVAVPAAALPGMLVSLLSGDGDLPYAALFPPGITAFVIWAVLGPLWAWDIAGRLDEARRLSAELAVKDERLRFAADLHDIQGHHLQVIALKSELAARIAETDPRRAAAEMRDVRELAADALRDTRAVVLGYRRTSLDDEIANATRILAAAGIDAGTTAEPAAVGDTARHLLGLVMREATTNLLRHSRARSASVDYRVTGGVARLRVGNDGASEPGAAPGTGLQTLAGRLRTAGGDLTWTRDGERFELVASLPAATGEAR